One part of the Perognathus longimembris pacificus isolate PPM17 chromosome 10, ASM2315922v1, whole genome shotgun sequence genome encodes these proteins:
- the C10H16orf74 gene encoding uncharacterized protein C16orf74 homolog, whose product MGLKMSCLKGFKMCVNASGSHDEAPVLNDKSLDVPNIIITPPTPTGSMVLARDSRWTVWLDETGAGPDDGEMDPEA is encoded by the exons ATGGGGCTCAAGATGTCCTGCCTGAAAG GCTTTAAGATGTGTGTCAACGCCAGCGGCAGCCATGACGAGGCGCCCGTCCTGAACGACAAGAGCCTGGACGTGCCCAACATCATCATCACACCCCCCACGCCCACGGGCAGCATGGTGCTGGCCCGGGACTCGAGGTGGACAG TCTGGCTGGATGAGACGGGGGCTGGCCCGGATGACGGTGAGATGGATCCTGAGGCCTGA